A genome region from Musa acuminata AAA Group cultivar baxijiao chromosome BXJ3-5, Cavendish_Baxijiao_AAA, whole genome shotgun sequence includes the following:
- the LOC135638035 gene encoding uncharacterized protein LOC135638035 — protein sequence MFSLFYGLWNYMFSKTEFHVLILGVDKAGKTTLLEKLKSLYSNLEGLPPDRIVPTVGLNIGRVEASNAKLVFWDLGGQIGLRTIWEKYYEEAHAIVYVIDAGCPSSFEDSKSALGKVLRHEDLQGAPLLILANKQDLPGAVSTEELARYLDLKELNERLYMIEAVSAYNGTGIKFAIDWLVDVMERSKRTEMLRVRAGVTGHV from the exons ATGTTCTCATTGTTCTATGGACTCTGGAATTATATGTTCAGCAAGACGGAATTCCATGTTCTCATTCTTGGAGTCGACAAGGCGGGAAAGACT ACTTTGCTGGAGAAGTTGAAGTCCTTGTATTCGAATCTGGAAGGGCTTCCTCCTGATCGAATAGTTCCAACAGTTGGGCTCAATATTGGTCGAGTTGAGGCCTCAAATGCAAAACTTGTTTTCTGGGACCTGGGAGGTCAG ATCGGACTACGTACAATTTGGGAAAAATATTATGAGGAGGCACATGCTATAGTATATGTTATAGATGCTGGTTGTCCGTCATCATTTGAAGATTCCAAATCTGCATTAG GAAAAGTACTTAGACATGAGGATTTGCAAGGGGCACCACTTCTGATACTAGCAAACAAGCAG GATCTTCCTGGAGCTGTTTCGACTGAAGAACTAGCAAGGTATTTGGATTTGAAAGAGTTAAATGAAAGGCTCTACATGATTGAAGCTGTATCTGCATATAATGG AACGGGAATCAAATTTGCTATCGACTGGTTAGTGGATGTGATGGAAAGAAGTAAGCGCACCGAGATGCTTAGAGTCCGTGCAGGTGTAACAGGGCATGTTTAG
- the LOC103983718 gene encoding universal stress protein PHOS32 yields the protein MATEAEAAASVVGKSVMVVGIDDSEHSFYALQWTLLHFFSPAAGSSSPFKLVVVSAKPTPTSVIGLAGPGAADVLPFVESDLRKISLRVIEKAKEICTSHSVADVEFEVVEGDARNVLCEAVEKHHAEILVVGSHGYGAIKRTVLGSVSDYCAHHAHCTVMIVKKPKPKH from the exons ATGGCTACGGAGGCGGAGGCTGCAGCGTCGGTGGTGGGGAAGTCGGTGATGGTGGTGGGGATCGACGACAGCGAGCACAGCTTCTACGCGCTCCAATGGACCCTGCTCCACTTCTTCTCCCCCGCTGCCGGTTCCAGTTCGCCGTTTAAGCTCGTCGTCGTGAGCGCCAAGCCCACGCCCACCTCCGTCATCGGCCTCGCCGGTCCCG GAGCCGCTGACGTGCTACCGTTTGTGGAGTCGGATCTGAGGAAGATATCGTTGCGGGTGATCGAGAAAGCCAAGGAGATCTGCACTTCCCATTCG GTGGCTGACGTTGAGTTTGAAGTGGTCGAAGGAGATGCTAGAAATGTTCTCTGCGAGGCTGTGGAAAAACACCATGCAGAAATATTGGTCGTGGGAAGCCATGGATATGGAGCGATTAAAAG GACTGTCTTGGGTAGCGTGAGTGATTACTGTGCACACCATGCACATTGTACCGTGATGATAGTGAAAAAGCCTAAGCCAAAGCACTAA